In Candidatus Desulfatibia profunda, a single genomic region encodes these proteins:
- a CDS encoding SLBB domain-containing protein, which produces MKSKPKFYLPLLLYLLLLISPQQSRAQIKAYQIGARDVLTLVIYAGGEKQHEADLTVSSTGMINVPFIGPVKAEGLSTPQLEELILKPLSRDFFVNPEIHLHVKEYHSLQYYISGAVKDPGLYEMTSEATLMALIAKAGGALPERGNIAYILRESTEQMAKGENIQNLLALKEPLKVDLKNLLDKGDMSHNLMLQPGDVVYIPLGKALDLSQSKIYVEGEVKNPGIYEYQPGLTALNACIMAGGFDKFAAPNRARIIRKENGDQTVIKINLNAVKKGEIPDVELQPGDLVQIPETWL; this is translated from the coding sequence ATGAAAAGTAAGCCGAAATTTTATCTACCCCTTTTGTTGTACTTATTGCTGCTGATATCCCCGCAGCAATCCCGCGCCCAGATCAAGGCCTATCAAATCGGGGCCCGGGATGTGCTGACCCTGGTGATTTATGCCGGGGGCGAAAAGCAGCATGAGGCCGATCTGACCGTATCATCCACAGGCATGATCAATGTTCCCTTTATCGGTCCGGTCAAGGCCGAGGGGCTGTCAACCCCCCAGCTTGAAGAACTGATCTTAAAGCCGCTGTCCCGGGATTTTTTTGTCAACCCGGAGATCCATCTGCATGTAAAAGAGTACCACAGCCTTCAATATTATATCTCGGGGGCTGTCAAGGATCCGGGATTATATGAAATGACTTCCGAAGCGACCCTCATGGCGCTGATTGCCAAGGCCGGCGGTGCCTTGCCGGAACGCGGCAACATCGCCTATATCCTGCGGGAATCCACCGAACAGATGGCCAAAGGAGAAAATATTCAAAATCTTCTCGCCCTTAAAGAACCCTTAAAAGTCGACCTGAAAAACCTGCTGGACAAGGGCGACATGAGTCACAACCTGATGCTCCAGCCCGGAGACGTGGTCTACATTCCGCTCGGAAAGGCGCTGGATTTAAGTCAATCAAAGATATATGTTGAAGGAGAGGTAAAAAACCCTGGAATATACGAATACCAGCCCGGCCTGACAGCCCTGAATGCCTGTATTATGGCCGGCGGCTTCGACAAATTTGCGGCCCCCAATCGCGCCCGAATCATACGTAAAGAAAACGGAGACCAAACGGTTATCAAGATCAATCTGAATGCCGTTAAAAAAGGGGAAATTCCGGACGTTGAGTTGCAGCCGGGCGATCTGGTCCAAATCCCCGAAACATGGCTGTAA